From one Lycium ferocissimum isolate CSIRO_LF1 chromosome 7, AGI_CSIRO_Lferr_CH_V1, whole genome shotgun sequence genomic stretch:
- the LOC132061995 gene encoding uncharacterized protein LOC132061995, with the protein MGKLIDQHQMAFLKGRQIMDAALLANELVDSRFKKGRPGILCKLDIEKAFDHVNWGYLLKILEDMGFGHKWINWIKFCISSVRFSIMINGCPAEGLNHMVRTAKSNGWIRGFDSQSTISNHLEITHLLYADDSLVFCDAEMERNQDISQQSDHF; encoded by the exons ATGGGGAAGTTGATTGATCAACACCAAATGGCCTTCTTAAAAGGGAGACAGATTATGGATGCAGCCTTACTAGCTAATGAGCTAGTGGACTCCAGATTCAAAAAAGGAAGGCCGGGAATTCTATGTAAATTGGATATCGAAAAAGCTTTTGACCATGTAAATTGGGGCTATCTGCTGAAGATCCTGGAAGACATGGGCTTTGGGCACAAGTGGATAAACTGGATCAAATTTTGCATCTCTAGTGTTAGATTTTCTATTATGATAAATGGTTGTCCAGCAG AAGGTCTTAATCACATGGTTAGGACAGCTAAATCTAATGGTTGGATTAGGGGCTTCGACTCTCAGTCTACCATTAGCAATCACCTGGAGATCACTCATTTACTATATGCTGACGATTCACTAGTTTTTTGTGATGCTGAAATGGAGCGGAATCAGGACATCTCGCAGCAATCCGACCATTTTTGA